The following coding sequences lie in one Miscanthus floridulus cultivar M001 chromosome 9, ASM1932011v1, whole genome shotgun sequence genomic window:
- the LOC136481906 gene encoding bifunctional dihydrofolate reductase-thymidylate synthase-like isoform X1, with the protein MLVAEVLRAGAYISRFSRHACKVARFSSTACSPISQFRKPQFLYLSTKSRPYHFSHSRLMAMAAAPANGDSQSGPQRNYQVVVAATRDMGIGKDGVLPWKLLGDLKFFKELTLTTSDPAKKNAVIMGRKTWESIPVKSRPLPGRLNVILTRSGSFDFATVENVVICGSMKSALELLASTPYCLSIEKVFVVGGGQVLREYLNGPACEAIHLTDIQSSIECDTFIPPVDFSVFQPWYSSFPVVESNIRHSFVTFVRVRKSVAETHESNGKDSTEVDTKNDKFEIENFSFLPKMVYDRHEEYQYLNLVEDIIRSGAQKNDRTGTGTLSKFGCQMRFNLRKNFPLLTTKRVFWRGVVEELLWFISGSTNAKVLQEKGIHIWDGNASREYLDSVGLAHREEGDLGPVYGFQWRHFGAEYTDMHADYTGKGFDQLMDVIDKIKNNPDDRRIILSAWNPSDLKKMALPPCHMFAQFYVENGDLSCQMYQRSADMGLGVPFNIASYSLLTYMIAQVCDLSLGDFVHVIGDAHVYRTHVRALEEQIQKMPKPFPILKINPSKKNIDSFMASDFKLVGYDPHQKIEMKMAV; encoded by the exons ATGTTAGTTGCAGAGGTGCTCAGAGCTGGAGCGTACATCTCTAGGTTTTCTCGACATGCATGCAAA GTTGCAAGATTTTCCAGCACTGCTTGCTCACCCATTTCTCAATTTAGAAAACCTCAATTTCTGTACCTGAGCACCAAATCAAGACCATACCACTTTAGTCATTCCCGACTGATGGCAATGGCTGCAGCTCCGGCCAATGGTGATTCACAGAGTGGTCCTCAGAGGAACTATCAGGTTGTTGTTGCTGCCACTCGTGACATGGGCATTGGGAAGGATGGGGTCTTGCCATGGAAGCTTCTTGGTGATCTTAAATTCTTCAAAGAGCTTACACTAACTACATCTGATCCTGCCAAGAAGAATGCAGTTATAATGGGAAGGAAAACATGGGAGAGCATTCCTGTTAAGTCAAGGCCATTGCCTGGTCGTTTGAATGTCATACTTACTCGATCTGGTAGTTTTGATTTTGCAACAGTAGAGAATGTTGTTATATGTGGAAGTATGAAGTCTGCCTTAGAACTGCTAGCATCAACTCCATACTGCTTATCAATTGAGAAAGTTTTTGTTGTAGGAGGTGGGCAGGTACTGAG AGAATATCTTAATGGACCTGCATGTGAGGCTATCCATCTAACTGACATTCAGTCGAGCATTGAGTGTGACACTTTCATCCCTCCAGTTGACTTCTCAGTGTTCCAGCCATGGTATTCATCTTTCCCAGTGGTAGAGAGCAACATTAGGCATTCTTTTGTGACTTTTGTTCGTGTTAGAAAGTCAGTGGCAGAAACTCATGAGTCAAATGGCAAGGATTCAACTGAGGTTGATACCAAGAATGACAAATTCGAAATAGAGAATTTCTCTTTTCTCCCCAAGATGGTATATGACCGCCATGAGGAGTATCAATACCTCAATCTTGTTGAAGATATTATAAGGTCTGGTGCTCAGAAAAATGACAGGACAGGAACTGGAACATTGTCAAAATTTGGGTGTCAG ATGCGGTTCAACTTAAGGAAAAATTTTCCTCTGCTGACAACAAAG AGGGTATTTTGGCGTGGTGTTGTCGAAGAACTCCTTTGGTTCATCAGTGGCTCAACAAATGCAAAG GTTTTGCAAGAGAAGGGTATTCATATCTGGGATGGCAATGCTTCAAGAGAGTATCTTGACAG TGTTGGCTTGGCACACAGGGAGGAAGGTGATCTAGGTCCAGTTTATGGATTTCAATGGCGTCACTTTGGTGCTGA ATACACTGACATGCATGCTGACTATACTGGAAAAGGTTTTGATCAGCTAATGGATGTGATTGACAAGATCAAGAATAATCCTGACGACCGCCGGATAATTTTGTCAGCGTGGAATCCTTCAGATCTTAAGAAGATGGCTCTTCCTCCTTGCCACATGTTTGCACAA TTTTACGTCGAAAACGGGGACCTATCCTGTCAGATGTATCAACGCTCTGCAGACATGGGGCTTGGTGTTCCATTCAACATCGCATCATATTCTCTTCTGACATACATGATCGCTCAAGTTTGTG ATCTTTCTCTTGGAGATTTTGTCCATGTTATAGGGGATGCTCATGTCTATAGAACTCATGTTCGAGCTCTGGAGGAGCAAATTCAGAAGATGCCTAAACCATTTCCA ATTTTGAAGATAAATCCTTCAAAAAAGAATATAGATTCTTTCATGGCATCAGACTTCAAGCTGGTTGGCTATGATCCTCACCAGAAGATAGAGATGAAAATGGCAGTGTAA
- the LOC136481906 gene encoding bifunctional dihydrofolate reductase-thymidylate synthase-like isoform X2: MAMAAAPANGDSQSGPQRNYQVVVAATRDMGIGKDGVLPWKLLGDLKFFKELTLTTSDPAKKNAVIMGRKTWESIPVKSRPLPGRLNVILTRSGSFDFATVENVVICGSMKSALELLASTPYCLSIEKVFVVGGGQVLREYLNGPACEAIHLTDIQSSIECDTFIPPVDFSVFQPWYSSFPVVESNIRHSFVTFVRVRKSVAETHESNGKDSTEVDTKNDKFEIENFSFLPKMVYDRHEEYQYLNLVEDIIRSGAQKNDRTGTGTLSKFGCQMRFNLRKNFPLLTTKRVFWRGVVEELLWFISGSTNAKVLQEKGIHIWDGNASREYLDSVGLAHREEGDLGPVYGFQWRHFGAEYTDMHADYTGKGFDQLMDVIDKIKNNPDDRRIILSAWNPSDLKKMALPPCHMFAQFYVENGDLSCQMYQRSADMGLGVPFNIASYSLLTYMIAQVCDLSLGDFVHVIGDAHVYRTHVRALEEQIQKMPKPFPILKINPSKKNIDSFMASDFKLVGYDPHQKIEMKMAV, from the exons ATGGCAATGGCTGCAGCTCCGGCCAATGGTGATTCACAGAGTGGTCCTCAGAGGAACTATCAGGTTGTTGTTGCTGCCACTCGTGACATGGGCATTGGGAAGGATGGGGTCTTGCCATGGAAGCTTCTTGGTGATCTTAAATTCTTCAAAGAGCTTACACTAACTACATCTGATCCTGCCAAGAAGAATGCAGTTATAATGGGAAGGAAAACATGGGAGAGCATTCCTGTTAAGTCAAGGCCATTGCCTGGTCGTTTGAATGTCATACTTACTCGATCTGGTAGTTTTGATTTTGCAACAGTAGAGAATGTTGTTATATGTGGAAGTATGAAGTCTGCCTTAGAACTGCTAGCATCAACTCCATACTGCTTATCAATTGAGAAAGTTTTTGTTGTAGGAGGTGGGCAGGTACTGAG AGAATATCTTAATGGACCTGCATGTGAGGCTATCCATCTAACTGACATTCAGTCGAGCATTGAGTGTGACACTTTCATCCCTCCAGTTGACTTCTCAGTGTTCCAGCCATGGTATTCATCTTTCCCAGTGGTAGAGAGCAACATTAGGCATTCTTTTGTGACTTTTGTTCGTGTTAGAAAGTCAGTGGCAGAAACTCATGAGTCAAATGGCAAGGATTCAACTGAGGTTGATACCAAGAATGACAAATTCGAAATAGAGAATTTCTCTTTTCTCCCCAAGATGGTATATGACCGCCATGAGGAGTATCAATACCTCAATCTTGTTGAAGATATTATAAGGTCTGGTGCTCAGAAAAATGACAGGACAGGAACTGGAACATTGTCAAAATTTGGGTGTCAG ATGCGGTTCAACTTAAGGAAAAATTTTCCTCTGCTGACAACAAAG AGGGTATTTTGGCGTGGTGTTGTCGAAGAACTCCTTTGGTTCATCAGTGGCTCAACAAATGCAAAG GTTTTGCAAGAGAAGGGTATTCATATCTGGGATGGCAATGCTTCAAGAGAGTATCTTGACAG TGTTGGCTTGGCACACAGGGAGGAAGGTGATCTAGGTCCAGTTTATGGATTTCAATGGCGTCACTTTGGTGCTGA ATACACTGACATGCATGCTGACTATACTGGAAAAGGTTTTGATCAGCTAATGGATGTGATTGACAAGATCAAGAATAATCCTGACGACCGCCGGATAATTTTGTCAGCGTGGAATCCTTCAGATCTTAAGAAGATGGCTCTTCCTCCTTGCCACATGTTTGCACAA TTTTACGTCGAAAACGGGGACCTATCCTGTCAGATGTATCAACGCTCTGCAGACATGGGGCTTGGTGTTCCATTCAACATCGCATCATATTCTCTTCTGACATACATGATCGCTCAAGTTTGTG ATCTTTCTCTTGGAGATTTTGTCCATGTTATAGGGGATGCTCATGTCTATAGAACTCATGTTCGAGCTCTGGAGGAGCAAATTCAGAAGATGCCTAAACCATTTCCA ATTTTGAAGATAAATCCTTCAAAAAAGAATATAGATTCTTTCATGGCATCAGACTTCAAGCTGGTTGGCTATGATCCTCACCAGAAGATAGAGATGAAAATGGCAGTGTAA